One window of Marinobacterium aestuarii genomic DNA carries:
- a CDS encoding alpha/beta hydrolase yields MTAAQSALTDKALQRNSFREQLRDGLGIQELLQGREVLQIEADPPIHCELYEFDSQAPVLLFLPGLGTYSELYAELLAGIRDQGFNVVGVDPRGHGYSGGERGYYSVEDTVGDLQRVLDTLQERFSGPVGVFGYSGGAVTGLALAEKDSRVQALLCGTLLLSELAPDLLHGLGWQWTSASAWMFPRMKVPLKGFIDFETLLAGHPAGPLINADPMLVFEYPLRTLASLFSRSAGILKQEYPFSLVIMQGTRDEVLDVDYARRVVAQSVHPIELVLIPAEGHMLPWDNAAVLAQRSAQWFHQQLQSSHATPA; encoded by the coding sequence ATGACCGCAGCGCAATCCGCGTTGACTGACAAGGCGCTGCAGCGCAACAGCTTTCGCGAGCAGTTGCGGGATGGTTTGGGCATTCAGGAGCTATTGCAGGGCAGGGAAGTACTGCAGATTGAGGCGGATCCGCCGATTCATTGCGAGTTGTACGAGTTCGACAGTCAGGCCCCCGTACTGCTGTTTCTGCCGGGGCTGGGGACCTATTCCGAGCTCTATGCCGAGCTGCTCGCGGGCATTCGGGATCAGGGATTCAATGTTGTGGGGGTTGATCCCCGTGGCCACGGTTATTCCGGCGGCGAGCGCGGCTATTACAGTGTCGAGGATACAGTGGGGGATCTGCAGCGCGTGCTGGATACGCTGCAGGAACGCTTCAGCGGTCCTGTGGGCGTGTTTGGCTATTCCGGTGGAGCTGTGACGGGCCTGGCGCTGGCCGAAAAGGACAGCCGGGTGCAGGCGCTGTTGTGTGGCACTCTGTTGCTGAGCGAACTGGCACCGGATCTGCTGCATGGCCTGGGCTGGCAATGGACGAGTGCATCGGCCTGGATGTTTCCGCGCATGAAGGTGCCGCTCAAGGGCTTTATTGACTTCGAAACCCTGCTGGCCGGCCATCCGGCGGGTCCACTGATCAACGCCGACCCCATGCTGGTGTTCGAGTATCCGTTGCGCACCTTGGCCAGCCTGTTCAGTCGCAGCGCCGGCATTTTGAAGCAGGAGTATCCGTTTTCGCTGGTCATCATGCAGGGTACGCGGGATGAGGTGCTGGATGTGGACTATGCCCGCCGCGTCGTGGCGCAGTCGGTGCATCCCATTGAGCTGGTGCTGATTCCGGCCGAGGGGCATATGCTGCCCTGGGACAATGCCGCTGTGCTGGCGCAACGCTCGGCGCAGTGGTTTCATCAGCAACTGCAAAGTTCACACGCCACCCCCGCCTGA
- the mutM gene encoding bifunctional DNA-formamidopyrimidine glycosylase/DNA-(apurinic or apyrimidinic site) lyase: MPELPEVETTRRGVAPYLQDHSVQALVVRQPRLRWPVPPELAGLIEGQPVRAVSRRGKYLLIDFDAGTVLVHLGMSGSLRLVPGEQLPGKHDHVDFLLDSGLALRLTDPRRFGAVLWQEAGTEHALLASLGPEPLSEAFDAPLLQQACKGRRSAIKLRIMDSKVVVGVGNIYANEALFAAGIDPQRAAGRISAPRLARLVAEIKQVLERAIAQGGTTLRDFVGGDGKPGYFKQELCVYGRGGDSCVCCGTVLKEIRLGQRSTVFCPRCQR; the protein is encoded by the coding sequence ATGCCTGAGTTGCCTGAAGTCGAAACCACCCGGCGAGGTGTGGCGCCCTATCTGCAGGATCACAGTGTCCAGGCTTTGGTGGTGCGTCAGCCGCGGCTGCGCTGGCCGGTGCCGCCGGAACTGGCGGGGCTGATTGAAGGTCAGCCGGTGCGGGCGGTGTCGCGCCGTGGCAAATATCTGCTGATCGACTTTGACGCCGGCACAGTGCTGGTGCATCTGGGCATGTCCGGCAGCCTGCGGCTGGTGCCCGGTGAGCAGCTGCCCGGCAAGCACGATCATGTGGATTTTCTGCTGGATTCGGGTCTCGCCCTGCGCCTGACTGATCCGCGGCGCTTTGGCGCCGTGCTCTGGCAGGAAGCCGGCACCGAGCATGCGCTACTGGCGTCACTGGGGCCTGAGCCGTTGTCAGAAGCCTTTGATGCGCCGCTGTTGCAGCAGGCCTGCAAGGGGCGGCGCAGCGCGATCAAGCTGCGCATCATGGACAGCAAGGTGGTGGTGGGGGTGGGGAATATCTACGCCAACGAAGCGCTCTTTGCCGCCGGTATTGATCCCCAGCGGGCCGCGGGGCGGATATCTGCGCCGCGCCTGGCGCGACTGGTGGCTGAAATCAAGCAGGTGCTGGAACGCGCCATTGCCCAGGGCGGTACCACCTTGCGGGACTTTGTCGGCGGTGATGGCAAGCCTGGCTACTTCAAACAGGAGCTGTGCGTCTATGGTCGGGGCGGCGATAGCTGTGTCTGCTGTGGTACTGTACTTAAAGAAATTCGTCTGGGGCAGCGCAGTACTGTGTTTTGCCCGCGCTGTCAGCGCTAG
- a CDS encoding DMT family transporter: MSDFQARLVRWVPLLFVLLWSTGFIGAKYGLPYIEPFYLLFIRMLLTLVVFALLMRIFRARALGPRQAMHQMVVGLMVHGAYLGGVFAAISWQMPAGIASLLVGLQPLLTALIAWQWLGSRLRSLQWIGLLLGLLGVALVLAGRDSGASGELVWPALLALVLALVAISVGTLYQKRFGQGVDLLSGSFYQYLSTALLMGLLSFGFETQAVDWQPELFLALFWLVVGLSVSAILLLMLMIREGEAARVASYFYLVPPVTALEAWWLFDESLAPVALGGIAIAVLGVYLVIRPARVTAPAISATGAGVKGSG; the protein is encoded by the coding sequence ATGAGCGATTTTCAGGCGCGGCTGGTACGCTGGGTACCGCTGCTTTTCGTCCTGCTCTGGAGTACCGGTTTTATCGGTGCCAAGTACGGGCTGCCTTATATCGAACCCTTTTACCTGCTGTTCATCCGCATGCTGCTCACCCTGGTGGTGTTTGCACTGCTGATGCGCATCTTCCGTGCCCGGGCGCTGGGGCCGCGTCAGGCGATGCACCAGATGGTGGTGGGGTTGATGGTGCACGGGGCTTATCTGGGGGGCGTGTTTGCGGCCATTAGCTGGCAGATGCCGGCCGGGATTGCCTCGCTGCTGGTTGGCCTGCAGCCGCTGCTCACAGCGCTGATTGCCTGGCAGTGGCTCGGCAGCCGCTTGCGCAGTCTGCAGTGGATCGGTTTGCTGCTGGGCCTGTTAGGTGTGGCGCTGGTGCTGGCGGGGCGTGACTCGGGCGCATCCGGTGAGCTGGTCTGGCCGGCGTTGCTGGCACTGGTGCTGGCTCTGGTGGCAATCTCGGTGGGCACCCTGTATCAGAAGCGCTTTGGGCAGGGGGTGGACCTGCTGAGTGGCTCTTTCTATCAGTATTTGTCCACGGCCCTGCTGATGGGGCTGCTGAGCTTTGGGTTTGAAACCCAGGCAGTGGACTGGCAGCCAGAGCTGTTTCTGGCGCTGTTCTGGCTTGTGGTGGGGTTGTCGGTGTCAGCCATTCTGCTGCTGATGCTGATGATCCGCGAAGGCGAAGCGGCGAGAGTTGCCAGTTACTTCTATCTGGTGCCGCCGGTGACGGCACTGGAAGCCTGGTGGCTGTTCGACGAAAGCCTGGCCCCCGTTGCCCTGGGCGGCATCGCCATCGCCGTGCTGGGTGTGTACCTGGTGATCAGGCCCGCCCGCGTTACCGCGCCAGCGATATCAGCGACTGGGGCCGGGGTGAAAGGCTCGGGCTAA
- a CDS encoding PLP-dependent aminotransferase family protein, with the protein MKIYEQTAELLRNQILEQQLRPGDPLPSIRELSSRLSIGRNSVIHAYMMLEDEQLIEPRPRSGYYVRARPLSPNPGTALEPRKVQLGATALEIIGAAQNAQLVPLGSADPDARCSGREFFYRRLSRHARDIAAAPGGNSHYVAPPGLNALRAQLARRLHSASLPAGADDIVITNGAQEAITLALLALARPGDTIAVESPCFYGTLQCIEALGMRALEIPGHPQLGMDMEALAQALSRWQVKAILTNPSFNNPTGACMPTAARHRLLRLACEHDLPVIEDDVFGELCHQGSRPPPLKALDTEGRVLLCSSLSKTLDSDIRIGWIMPGRYYEQVNYLKYVTTLASPGILQHAAADFLADNRYERHLRQVRRRYQARLGLLLEAIYQYWPGCALPLIPKGGFLCWVELPPGFDSDRLYRAAQQAGIGITPGSLFASDGRFSHCIRLNYSTFEATPYYLQAIEALGDLIREQL; encoded by the coding sequence ATGAAAATATATGAACAGACCGCCGAGCTGTTGCGCAACCAGATTCTGGAGCAGCAGTTGCGCCCTGGCGATCCGCTGCCCTCGATCCGTGAGCTGTCCAGCAGGCTCAGTATCGGCCGCAACAGCGTGATACACGCCTACATGATGCTTGAAGACGAACAGCTGATTGAGCCCCGCCCGCGCTCGGGCTACTACGTGCGGGCACGCCCTCTGAGCCCGAACCCCGGCACCGCACTGGAGCCGCGCAAAGTGCAGCTTGGCGCCACGGCGCTGGAAATAATAGGCGCGGCCCAAAATGCCCAGCTGGTTCCCCTGGGCAGCGCCGACCCGGATGCCCGCTGTAGCGGGCGCGAGTTTTTCTACCGCCGCCTGTCGCGTCATGCCAGGGATATAGCCGCAGCACCCGGCGGCAACAGCCACTACGTGGCGCCTCCCGGGCTAAATGCGCTGCGGGCGCAACTGGCGCGGCGCCTCCATTCAGCCTCGCTGCCGGCCGGCGCCGACGATATCGTCATTACCAACGGCGCCCAGGAAGCCATCACCCTGGCGCTGCTGGCACTGGCGCGCCCCGGCGATACCATAGCCGTGGAGTCGCCCTGCTTTTATGGCACCTTGCAGTGCATCGAAGCCCTGGGCATGCGGGCGCTGGAAATCCCCGGGCACCCGCAGTTGGGCATGGATATGGAGGCGCTCGCTCAGGCGCTGTCGCGCTGGCAGGTGAAGGCCATACTGACCAACCCGAGCTTCAACAACCCCACCGGCGCCTGCATGCCGACGGCTGCACGCCACAGACTGTTGCGCCTGGCCTGCGAGCATGACCTGCCCGTTATCGAGGACGATGTCTTCGGAGAGCTGTGCCACCAGGGCAGCCGACCGCCGCCGCTCAAGGCCCTGGATACCGAAGGACGGGTGTTGCTGTGCAGCTCGCTGTCCAAAACCCTGGATTCCGATATCCGTATCGGCTGGATCATGCCGGGGCGTTACTATGAGCAGGTCAACTACCTCAAATATGTCACCACCCTGGCCTCCCCCGGCATACTGCAGCATGCAGCGGCCGACTTTCTGGCAGACAATCGCTATGAACGCCATCTGCGCCAGGTACGCCGGCGCTATCAGGCACGCCTGGGCCTGCTGCTCGAAGCCATCTATCAGTACTGGCCGGGCTGCGCCCTGCCGCTGATCCCCAAAGGCGGTTTTCTTTGCTGGGTTGAACTGCCCCCAGGCTTTGACAGCGACCGCCTGTACCGGGCAGCCCAGCAGGCCGGTATCGGCATTACCCCCGGCAGCCTCTTTGCCAGCGACGGTCGCTTTAGCCACTGTATTCGGCTGAACTACAGCACCTTCGAGGCCACGCCCTACTATCTGCAGGCCATCGAAGCGCTGGGAGACCTGATCCGCGAGCAGCTATAA
- a CDS encoding Lrp/AsnC family transcriptional regulator yields the protein MSETIKLDKTDRRMLRELQRNGRISNQELAERTSLSTAPCWRRLKKLEDSGVINRYVALLDSHKLGMQTMAFIHLSLLDHSDASIAAIDEFVEQSPEVMECYAITGSEDYLLRIVAQDMEALERFMMQKLLKLKGVKSTNSSLVLRQKKYTTELPISD from the coding sequence ATGTCTGAAACAATTAAACTGGATAAAACGGATCGCCGTATGCTGCGCGAATTGCAGCGCAACGGCCGTATCAGCAATCAGGAACTGGCCGAGCGCACCAGTCTGTCCACCGCACCCTGCTGGCGGCGGCTTAAAAAGCTCGAGGACAGCGGCGTTATCAACCGTTATGTGGCCCTGCTGGACAGCCACAAGCTGGGCATGCAAACCATGGCCTTTATCCACCTGTCGCTGCTGGATCACAGCGACGCCAGCATTGCTGCGATTGATGAGTTTGTCGAGCAGTCGCCGGAGGTGATGGAGTGCTACGCCATCACCGGCAGTGAAGACTACCTGCTGCGCATCGTTGCCCAGGACATGGAAGCGCTGGAGCGCTTCATGATGCAAAAGCTGCTCAAGCTCAAGGGTGTCAAGTCGACCAACAGCTCGCTGGTGCTGCGCCAGAAGAAGTACACCACTGAGTTGCCGATTAGTGATTAG
- the phhA gene encoding phenylalanine 4-monooxygenase, whose product MRCFVQQRKQISRALRYSNEVWNAVQEPTMKTTSRYQAHQPDAQGMIPYSAEEDAVWKILFSPQQARAKRYCSRVFTEGLAQLALSPQRIPQCVEVSQRLQQATGWSVTPVPALIGFDRFYQLLSARIFPAASFIRSRDELEYLQEPDIFHEIFGHTPLLAHPQIAEFSHHIGVLGTQARPQDHVWLARLYWFTVEFGLIRENGGLKALGAGLASSASELPYAIESPQAQRQPFDLMDVLRTPYRIDIHQPLYFVLEGIDQLRDLISTDILGTIHHAQALGLHPPRYAPKATLN is encoded by the coding sequence TTGCGGTGTTTTGTACAACAGCGCAAGCAAATTTCCCGCGCTCTTCGATACTCTAATGAGGTATGGAATGCTGTTCAGGAGCCCACCATGAAAACCACAAGCCGCTACCAGGCTCACCAACCCGACGCCCAGGGCATGATTCCCTACAGCGCCGAGGAAGACGCGGTCTGGAAGATTCTGTTCAGCCCTCAGCAGGCACGGGCCAAGCGCTATTGCAGCCGGGTATTCACCGAGGGCCTGGCCCAGCTGGCACTGAGCCCGCAGCGGATTCCACAGTGCGTCGAGGTATCACAACGCCTGCAGCAGGCAACGGGCTGGAGCGTCACGCCGGTCCCTGCGCTGATCGGTTTCGACCGTTTCTATCAGCTGCTGTCCGCCCGCATCTTCCCGGCGGCCTCCTTTATCCGTTCGCGCGATGAACTGGAATACCTGCAGGAGCCGGATATTTTTCACGAGATCTTCGGCCACACCCCCTTGCTGGCCCATCCGCAGATCGCCGAATTTTCGCACCACATAGGCGTGCTGGGCACCCAGGCCCGCCCTCAGGATCATGTCTGGCTGGCCCGGCTCTACTGGTTTACCGTAGAGTTTGGCCTGATTCGCGAAAACGGCGGCCTCAAGGCCCTGGGCGCCGGGCTTGCGTCTTCGGCCAGCGAGCTGCCCTACGCCATCGAAAGCCCGCAGGCACAGCGCCAGCCGTTTGATTTGATGGATGTGTTGCGCACGCCCTATCGAATCGACATTCACCAGCCCCTGTACTTTGTGCTCGAAGGCATCGACCAGCTACGCGACCTGATCAGCACCGACATACTGGGGACTATCCACCATGCCCAGGCACTGGGGCTGCATCCGCCCCGCTACGCTCCCAAAGCCACGCTAAACTGA
- a CDS encoding 4a-hydroxytetrahydrobiopterin dehydratase — MSDSFCDLAGQTCVPCEGGIAALTAAEAKALMPQLHQDWELADDASYIERDFRFKGFAKAVYTTNAACFLADQQNHHPDIRMGWGYCTVRFCTHAVNGLSDNDFICAAKLDAIVGN, encoded by the coding sequence ATGAGCGACTCATTCTGCGATCTTGCCGGCCAGACCTGCGTACCCTGCGAAGGTGGCATTGCGGCACTGACTGCTGCCGAAGCCAAGGCATTAATGCCCCAGCTGCACCAGGACTGGGAGCTGGCCGATGATGCCAGCTATATAGAACGGGATTTTCGCTTCAAGGGCTTTGCCAAGGCTGTATATACCACCAATGCCGCCTGCTTTCTGGCCGACCAGCAAAACCACCACCCGGATATTCGCATGGGCTGGGGTTACTGTACGGTGCGTTTTTGCACCCACGCCGTGAACGGCCTGTCGGATAACGACTTTATCTGTGCCGCCAAGCTGGATGCCATCGTCGGCAACTGA